One window of the Klebsiella sp. WP3-W18-ESBL-02 genome contains the following:
- the yqjA gene encoding DedA family general envelope maintenance protein YqjA, with product MELLTQLLNALWSQDFETLANPSMIGMLYFVLFMILFLENGLLPAAFLPGDSLLVLVGVLIAKGAMGFPQTIILLTVAASLGSWVGYIQGNWLGNTRVVQNWLSHLPAHYHQRSHHLFHKHGLSALLVGRFIAFVRTLLPTIAGLSGLSNARFQFFNWMSGLLWVLILTTLGFLLGKTPVFQKYEDALMSCLMLLPVALLIFGLCGSLVVVWKKKYGNRG from the coding sequence ATGGAACTACTAACCCAACTCTTAAATGCCTTATGGAGCCAGGATTTCGAGACGCTCGCGAATCCCTCCATGATCGGCATGCTGTATTTCGTCTTATTTATGATCCTGTTTCTGGAAAACGGGCTGCTGCCGGCCGCCTTCCTGCCGGGCGACAGCCTGCTGGTGCTGGTCGGCGTTCTCATTGCTAAAGGTGCAATGGGCTTCCCGCAGACGATTATACTGCTGACGGTTGCAGCCAGCCTCGGCAGCTGGGTGGGCTACATCCAGGGCAACTGGCTAGGTAATACCCGTGTCGTCCAGAACTGGCTGTCACACCTCCCCGCTCATTATCATCAGCGGTCGCATCATCTTTTCCACAAACACGGCCTCTCTGCACTGCTGGTAGGGCGCTTCATTGCCTTTGTTCGCACATTGCTTCCTACCATCGCGGGCCTGTCCGGCCTGAGCAACGCACGCTTCCAGTTCTTTAACTGGATGAGCGGCCTGCTGTGGGTGTTGATTCTGACCACCCTGGGCTTCCTGCTGGGCAAAACGCCGGTGTTCCAGAAGTATGAAGACGCACTGATGTCCTGCCTGATGCTGCTGCCAGTGGCGCTGCTGATTTTTGGCCTGTGCGGTTCGTTGGTCGTGGTGTGGAAGAAAAAATACGGTAACCGAGGCTAA
- a CDS encoding Rpn family recombination-promoting nuclease/putative transposase, translated as MVNTPHDALFKTFMSHPETVGDFLGIHLPAELLALCDLKTLKLASGSFIDESLRASYSDVLWSLQTCDGVGYVYALIEHQSSPDKHMAFRLMRYAFAAMQRHLEAGHDTLPLVIPMLFYHGEKSPYPFSMRWLDAFAEPEVARVLYDGVLPLVDLTVLSDDDIMGHRRIALLEFLQKNIRRRDLMEMTENLLRLLRAGYTTDSQFRALIHYLAETGRATQPEAFFRQLAGGMTPREEKMMKKKLTLMEWAEIQHDEGRNEGEQQTTLKIARALISHGVALKTIAQTTGLSIEELAEINR; from the coding sequence ATGGTGAACACCCCGCATGATGCACTCTTTAAGACCTTTATGTCGCATCCCGAGACGGTGGGCGATTTTCTGGGAATACACCTACCGGCAGAGCTGCTGGCCCTTTGCGACCTGAAAACGCTGAAGCTGGCGTCGGGGAGTTTTATTGATGAGTCTCTCAGGGCAAGCTATTCCGATGTGCTGTGGTCGCTGCAAACCTGCGACGGCGTGGGCTATGTCTATGCGCTGATTGAGCATCAGAGTTCGCCGGATAAGCATATGGCTTTTCGCTTAATGCGCTATGCCTTTGCCGCCATGCAGCGGCATCTGGAGGCTGGGCACGATACGCTTCCACTGGTGATTCCCATGCTGTTTTACCACGGAGAAAAAAGTCCGTATCCGTTCTCCATGCGTTGGCTGGATGCGTTTGCTGAACCCGAGGTTGCGCGGGTACTCTATGACGGCGTGCTTCCTCTGGTCGATCTCACCGTGCTGTCGGATGATGACATCATGGGGCATCGGCGTATCGCGCTGCTGGAGTTTTTACAGAAAAATATTCGCCGTCGCGATCTGATGGAGATGACGGAAAACCTGCTTAGGTTGCTGCGCGCGGGGTACACCACCGACAGCCAGTTCCGTGCGCTAATTCACTATCTGGCCGAGACGGGAAGAGCCACGCAGCCGGAGGCGTTCTTTCGACAGCTGGCGGGGGGGATGACGCCCCGTGAGGAGAAGATGATGAAAAAGAAACTGACGCTAATGGAGTGGGCTGAAATACAGCATGACGAGGGTAGAAATGAAGGTGAGCAGCAAACAACGCTGAAAATTGCCCGCGCCCTAATCAGCCACGGCGTTGCGCTGAAAACCATCGCGCAGACGACCGGGCTGTCGATAGAAGAACTGGCTGAAATAAACCGCTAG
- a CDS encoding glutathione S-transferase family protein, whose amino-acid sequence MGQLIDGVWQDTWYDTKSTGGRFQRSVSAFRNWLTADGEPGPTGSGGFAAEKDRYHLYVSLACPWAHRTLILRKLKGLEPFISVSVVNPLMLENGWTFDADFPAATGDALYQHQFLYQLYQHADPTYSGRVTVPVLWDKKNQTIVSNESAEIIRMFNTAFDALGAKAGDYYPLALREQIDELNGWIYDTVNNGVYKAGFATSQAAYDEAVEKVFISLDRLENILGTQRYLTGNQLTEADIRLWTTLIRFDPVYVTHFKCDKHRISDYPNLHGFLRDIYQMPGIAETVDFGHIRNHYFRSHKTINPTGIISVGPWQDLDQPHGRDVRFR is encoded by the coding sequence ATGGGACAACTTATTGACGGCGTCTGGCAGGATACCTGGTACGACACCAAATCCACCGGCGGACGTTTCCAGCGTTCAGTCTCCGCCTTTCGCAACTGGCTGACCGCCGACGGCGAGCCAGGCCCAACCGGCAGCGGTGGCTTTGCCGCCGAAAAAGATCGCTATCATCTGTACGTTTCCCTCGCCTGCCCGTGGGCGCACCGCACGCTGATTTTACGCAAACTGAAAGGGCTGGAGCCGTTTATCTCCGTGTCCGTCGTTAACCCACTGATGCTGGAAAACGGCTGGACCTTCGACGCGGACTTCCCGGCGGCGACCGGTGATGCGCTCTATCAGCATCAGTTTTTGTATCAGCTCTACCAGCACGCCGACCCGACCTACTCCGGGCGCGTAACCGTGCCGGTGCTGTGGGACAAGAAAAATCAAACCATCGTCAGCAACGAATCTGCCGAAATTATTCGCATGTTTAACACCGCGTTTGATGCCCTGGGCGCCAAAGCGGGGGATTACTATCCACTGGCGCTACGCGAACAAATCGACGAGCTGAACGGCTGGATCTACGACACGGTCAATAACGGTGTCTACAAGGCCGGTTTCGCCACCAGCCAGGCAGCCTACGATGAGGCGGTGGAAAAGGTCTTTATCTCGCTCGATCGTCTGGAAAATATTCTCGGCACGCAGCGTTACCTGACCGGCAATCAGCTTACCGAAGCCGATATCCGCCTGTGGACGACGCTTATCCGTTTCGATCCGGTGTACGTAACCCACTTTAAGTGCGACAAGCACCGCATCAGCGATTACCCCAATCTGCATGGCTTCCTGCGCGATATCTACCAGATGCCGGGCATTGCGGAAACCGTCGATTTTGGCCACATCCGCAATCACTATTTCCGCAGCCACAAGACCATTAACCCGACCGGGATTATTTCGGTTGGCCCGTGGCAGGATCTGGACCAGCCGCACGGTCGCGACGTTCGTTTTCGCTAA
- a CDS encoding DUF805 domain-containing protein, with protein MDWYLKVIRNYIGFGGRARRKEYWMFVLVNVIFTLVLGVVDKMLGWQRAGGEGILTTIYGVLVFLPWWAVQFRRLHDTDRSAWWLLLLIIPVIGWIVILIFNCQSGTPGNNRFGPDPKGIS; from the coding sequence ATGGATTGGTATCTCAAGGTTATACGTAACTACATTGGCTTTGGCGGCCGCGCCCGCCGCAAAGAGTACTGGATGTTCGTCCTGGTGAACGTGATTTTTACGCTCGTGCTGGGCGTAGTCGATAAGATGCTTGGCTGGCAGCGCGCCGGCGGTGAAGGGATCCTCACCACTATTTATGGGGTGCTGGTTTTCCTGCCGTGGTGGGCCGTGCAGTTCCGTCGTCTGCATGACACCGACCGCTCGGCATGGTGGCTACTGCTGCTGATTATTCCGGTGATCGGCTGGATCGTAATTTTGATCTTCAACTGTCAGAGCGGCACGCCGGGCAATAACCGTTTCGGGCCCGATCCGAAGGGGATTTCCTGA
- a CDS encoding DUF883 family protein — protein sequence MAKDSTSDQLRAELKALSDTLEEVLNASTDKSKEEMSKLRSKAESALKESRDRLGETGDAIAKQTREAAAKADGYVRENPWTGVGIGAAVGLVLGVLLTRR from the coding sequence ATGGCGAAAGATTCAACCTCAGATCAGTTACGTGCAGAGCTGAAGGCCCTGTCAGATACCCTGGAAGAAGTCCTGAACGCTTCCACCGATAAATCGAAAGAAGAGATGAGTAAGCTGCGTAGCAAAGCGGAAAGCGCGCTGAAAGAGAGCCGTGACCGTCTGGGCGAAACGGGGGATGCTATTGCGAAGCAAACCCGCGAAGCGGCGGCTAAAGCCGATGGCTATGTGCGTGAAAACCCGTGGACCGGCGTGGGCATCGGTGCCGCAGTCGGTCTGGTGCTGGGCGTACTGCTGACGCGTCGCTAA
- a CDS encoding phage holin family protein — protein sequence MSDSQHAPGPGKNVLGIGQRIVTLLVQMVETRLRLVVVELEEEKANLIQLLLMAGLTLLFTAFGLMSLLVLIMWAVDPQYRLHVMIATTVTLLLLALIGGIWTLRKARRSTLLRHTRHELANDRTLLENDEP from the coding sequence ATGAGTGATTCTCAGCACGCGCCGGGGCCGGGGAAAAACGTCCTCGGCATTGGCCAGCGCATCGTCACCCTGCTGGTTCAGATGGTTGAAACGCGGCTGCGCCTGGTCGTCGTTGAGCTGGAAGAGGAGAAAGCGAACCTTATTCAGCTGCTGTTGATGGCCGGGTTAACCCTGCTGTTTACTGCCTTCGGCCTGATGAGCCTGCTGGTACTGATAATGTGGGCCGTTGACCCGCAATATCGGCTTCACGTGATGATTGCCACCACCGTTACGCTGCTGCTGCTGGCGTTGATTGGCGGCATCTGGACGCTGCGTAAAGCGCGCCGCTCCACGCTGCTGCGCCATACGCGCCACGAGCTCGCTAACGATCGCACCCTGCTGGAGAACGACGAACCATGA
- the uxaC gene encoding glucuronate isomerase, giving the protein MTPFMTEDFLLDTEFARRLYHDYAKDQPIFDYHCHLPPQQVAEDYRFKNLYDIWLKGDHYKWRAMRTNGVAERLCTGDASDREKFDAWAATVPHTIGNPLYHWTHLELRRPFGITGKLLSPATAGEIWDECNELLAQDKFSARGIMKQMNVKMVGTTDDPIDSLEHHATVAKDGSFDVKVLPSWRPDKAFNIEQATFNDYMAKLGEVSDTDIRRFADLQTALTKRLDHFAAHGCKVSDHALDVVLFAESNEAELDSILARRLGGETLSEHEVAQFKTAVLVFLGAEYARREWVQQYHIGALRNNNLRQFKLLGADVGFDSINDRPMAEELSKLLSKQNEQNLLPKTILYCLNPRDNEVLGTMIGNFQGEGMPGKMQFGSGWWFNDQKDGMERQMTQLAQLGLLSRFVGMLTDSRSFLSYTRHEYFRRILCQMIGRWVAAGEAPADIQLLGEMVKNICFNNARDYFAIELN; this is encoded by the coding sequence ATGACCCCGTTTATGACTGAAGATTTCCTGTTAGATACCGAATTTGCTCGCCGTCTGTACCACGACTACGCAAAAGACCAGCCGATTTTCGACTATCACTGCCACCTGCCGCCGCAGCAGGTTGCTGAAGACTATCGTTTTAAAAACCTGTATGACATCTGGCTGAAGGGCGACCACTACAAGTGGCGCGCGATGCGTACCAACGGCGTAGCAGAACGTCTGTGTACCGGCGATGCGTCTGACCGCGAGAAGTTTGACGCGTGGGCGGCGACCGTTCCGCACACTATCGGTAACCCGTTATACCACTGGACTCACCTGGAGCTGCGCCGTCCGTTCGGCATTACCGGTAAACTGCTGTCTCCGGCAACCGCAGGTGAAATCTGGGACGAATGTAATGAGCTGCTGGCGCAGGACAAATTCTCCGCGCGCGGCATCATGAAGCAGATGAACGTGAAAATGGTCGGCACTACCGATGATCCGATCGATTCTCTGGAGCATCACGCGACCGTCGCGAAAGACGGTTCCTTCGACGTGAAAGTGCTGCCGAGCTGGCGCCCGGATAAAGCCTTCAACATTGAACAAGCGACCTTCAACGACTACATGGCGAAGCTGGGTGAAGTGTCTGACACCGACATCCGCCGTTTTGCTGACCTGCAAACTGCACTGACCAAGCGTCTGGATCACTTCGCGGCTCACGGCTGTAAAGTTTCTGACCATGCGCTGGACGTTGTCCTGTTCGCGGAATCTAACGAAGCCGAGCTGGACAGCATTCTGGCCCGTCGCCTGGGCGGCGAAACGCTGAGCGAGCATGAAGTGGCGCAGTTCAAAACTGCCGTGCTGGTGTTCCTGGGTGCGGAATATGCTCGTCGTGAATGGGTACAGCAGTACCACATCGGCGCGCTGCGTAACAACAACCTGCGCCAGTTCAAACTGCTGGGCGCGGACGTTGGCTTTGACTCCATTAACGACCGTCCGATGGCGGAAGAACTGTCTAAGCTGCTGAGCAAACAGAACGAACAGAACCTGCTGCCGAAAACCATTCTTTACTGCCTGAACCCGCGCGATAACGAAGTGCTGGGCACGATGATCGGTAACTTCCAAGGCGAAGGTATGCCGGGCAAAATGCAGTTCGGTTCCGGCTGGTGGTTCAACGATCAGAAAGACGGTATGGAACGTCAGATGACGCAGCTGGCACAGCTCGGCCTGCTGAGCCGATTCGTCGGTATGCTGACCGATAGCCGTAGCTTCCTGTCTTACACCCGTCACGAATACTTCCGCCGTATTCTGTGCCAGATGATCGGCCGTTGGGTTGCTGCGGGCGAAGCGCCTGCCGACATCCAACTGCTGGGTGAGATGGTGAAAAACATTTGCTTTAACAATGCGCGTGACTATTTCGCCATTGAATTGAACTAA
- a CDS encoding DoxX family protein, with product MKKLEDTGFLVARILMPILFITAGWGKITGYAGTQQYMEAMGVPGFLLPLTILLEFGGGLAILFGFLTRTTALFTAAFTVLTAFIFHSNFAEGMNSLMFMKNLTIAGGYLLLGITGPGAFSIDRVLNKKW from the coding sequence ATGAAAAAATTAGAAGATACTGGTTTCCTGGTTGCTCGTATTCTGATGCCAATTCTGTTTATCACGGCTGGCTGGGGCAAAATCACCGGGTATGCGGGTACACAGCAATATATGGAAGCCATGGGCGTCCCAGGGTTCCTGCTGCCGCTGACCATTCTGCTTGAGTTTGGCGGCGGTCTGGCCATTCTGTTCGGTTTCCTGACCCGTACCACCGCGCTGTTCACCGCGGCGTTCACGGTACTGACCGCGTTTATCTTCCACAGCAACTTTGCGGAAGGCATGAACTCGCTGATGTTTATGAAAAACCTGACCATCGCTGGCGGCTACCTGCTGCTGGGCATCACCGGTCCGGGCGCCTTCAGCATCGACCGCGTGCTGAATAAAAAGTGGTAA
- the mzrA gene encoding EnvZ/OmpR regulon moderator MzrA translates to MVPSRIHLRRFAFSMSVLLLLCALLWMWAALQREESTLAIRPMSQSSMPDGFSISHHLDANGIRFKSITPHNDSLLITFESSEQSAAAKRVLDSTLPHVYVVSLQEEENDPVGWLSLLRDTSHRFG, encoded by the coding sequence ATGGTGCCGAGCCGCATTCATCTTCGCCGGTTTGCATTCAGCATGAGCGTGCTGCTGTTGTTATGCGCGCTTCTCTGGATGTGGGCCGCGCTGCAGCGTGAAGAGTCTACGCTGGCGATTCGCCCGATGAGCCAGTCCAGCATGCCCGATGGTTTTTCTATCTCACACCATCTGGATGCCAACGGTATTCGTTTTAAGAGCATCACCCCGCACAATGATTCGCTGCTGATCACCTTTGAATCCAGCGAACAAAGCGCTGCGGCGAAGCGCGTGCTGGATAGCACGCTGCCGCACGTCTACGTCGTTTCGCTACAGGAAGAAGAAAACGACCCCGTGGGCTGGCTATCACTGCTGCGCGATACGTCACACCGATTTGGCTAA
- a CDS encoding DUF1090 domain-containing protein, with protein MKYRIVFALALASLSASAAATSLCQEKEQDIQREIGYAEKHNNQNRISGLKKALSEVKANCTDSKLRADHQEKIAEQKDEIREREHDLREAKQSGDAEKVAKREHKLQEAKKELNALESRAY; from the coding sequence ATGAAATACCGCATCGTCTTTGCGCTCGCCCTCGCGTCTCTTAGTGCGAGTGCAGCAGCAACATCACTCTGTCAGGAAAAAGAGCAAGACATTCAGCGTGAAATTGGTTATGCCGAAAAGCATAACAATCAGAACCGCATTAGCGGCCTGAAAAAGGCGTTAAGCGAAGTCAAAGCTAACTGTACTGACAGCAAGCTTCGCGCCGACCATCAGGAAAAAATTGCCGAACAGAAAGACGAAATTCGCGAGCGCGAACACGATCTGCGTGAAGCAAAACAGAGCGGCGATGCGGAAAAAGTGGCTAAACGCGAGCACAAGCTTCAGGAAGCCAAAAAAGAACTTAACGCGCTGGAATCCCGCGCGTATTGA
- a CDS encoding MFS transporter, which yields MRKIKGLRWYMIALVTMGTVLGYLTRNTVAAAAPTLMAELHISTQQYSYIIAAYSAAYTVMQPVAGYVLDILGTKIGYAFFAVAWAIFCGATALAGSWGGLAIARGAVGAAEAAMIPAGLKASSEWFPAKERSIAVGYFNVGSSIGGMIAPPLVVWAIVMHSWQMAFIISGALSFIWAMCWLVFYKHPRDQKKLTDEEREYIIGGQEAAHQTNNAKKMSPWQIIQTRRFWGIALPRFLAEPAWGTFNAWIPLFMFKVYGFDLKEIAMFAWMPMLFADLGCVIGGYLPPLFQRWFGVNLIVSRKMVVTMGALLMIGPGLIGLFTSPYIAIALLCLGGFAHQSLSGALITLSSDVFGRNEVATANGLTGMAAWMASTMFALVVGALADTIGFSPLFAVLAIFDLLGAVVIWTVLQNKQADDGQSGANRPAQQATQN from the coding sequence ATGCGAAAAATTAAAGGATTACGTTGGTACATGATCGCACTGGTGACGATGGGCACCGTGCTGGGCTACCTGACACGTAATACCGTGGCAGCAGCGGCGCCAACGCTGATGGCAGAGCTGCACATTTCCACACAGCAATATTCATACATCATCGCTGCTTATTCCGCAGCGTACACCGTGATGCAGCCGGTTGCCGGCTATGTTCTGGATATCCTCGGTACCAAAATTGGCTACGCCTTCTTCGCCGTTGCCTGGGCTATTTTCTGCGGCGCAACCGCGCTGGCAGGCAGTTGGGGCGGACTGGCTATCGCACGTGGTGCGGTAGGTGCCGCTGAAGCCGCAATGATCCCTGCGGGCCTGAAAGCCAGCTCCGAGTGGTTCCCGGCAAAAGAGCGTTCTATCGCTGTCGGCTACTTCAACGTCGGTTCTTCTATCGGCGGCATGATTGCTCCGCCGCTGGTGGTCTGGGCTATCGTGATGCACAGCTGGCAGATGGCGTTCATCATCTCCGGTGCGCTGAGCTTCATCTGGGCAATGTGCTGGCTGGTATTCTACAAACACCCACGCGATCAGAAAAAACTAACCGACGAAGAACGTGAATACATCATTGGCGGTCAGGAAGCAGCACACCAGACCAACAACGCGAAGAAAATGTCTCCGTGGCAGATTATTCAGACCCGTCGTTTCTGGGGTATCGCCCTGCCGCGCTTCCTAGCAGAACCAGCATGGGGTACCTTCAACGCCTGGATCCCGCTGTTCATGTTTAAAGTGTACGGCTTCGACCTGAAAGAAATCGCGATGTTTGCGTGGATGCCGATGCTGTTTGCTGACCTCGGCTGCGTTATCGGTGGTTACCTGCCGCCGCTGTTCCAGCGCTGGTTCGGCGTTAACCTGATTGTGTCCCGTAAAATGGTTGTAACCATGGGTGCGCTGCTGATGATTGGCCCTGGCCTGATCGGTCTGTTCACCAGCCCTTACATTGCCATCGCCCTGCTGTGCCTCGGTGGCTTTGCTCACCAGTCCCTGTCCGGCGCGCTGATTACGCTCTCTTCTGACGTCTTCGGTCGTAACGAAGTGGCAACGGCAAACGGCCTGACCGGGATGGCGGCGTGGATGGCAAGCACCATGTTTGCCCTGGTCGTTGGCGCCCTGGCCGACACCATTGGCTTCAGCCCGCTGTTCGCCGTACTGGCTATCTTCGACCTGTTAGGCGCAGTGGTTATCTGGACCGTCCTGCAAAATAAACAGGCTGACGACGGTCAATCCGGCGCTAACCGTCCGGCTCAGCAGGCGACGCAAAACTAA
- a CDS encoding YqjK-like family protein, with the protein MSPRQEREQRKAALLRQIQQQRLDLSASRRDWLNATQIYDRGWSRLVSLRSWAMVASSAMAVVSLRHPRFLVRWARRGLGVWSTWRMVKSLLHKPV; encoded by the coding sequence ATGAGCCCACGCCAGGAGCGCGAACAGCGCAAGGCCGCGCTGCTGCGCCAGATTCAGCAGCAGCGGCTGGATCTCAGCGCCAGCCGTCGCGACTGGCTGAACGCAACGCAGATCTATGACCGTGGCTGGAGCCGGCTGGTCAGCCTGCGCTCGTGGGCGATGGTCGCCAGCAGCGCCATGGCCGTAGTGTCACTGCGCCACCCACGTTTTCTGGTTCGCTGGGCGCGTCGTGGCCTTGGCGTCTGGAGCACATGGCGGATGGTTAAAAGCCTGCTGCATAAGCCAGTCTGA
- the exuR gene encoding transcriptional regulator ExuR: MEIADARRLYQQLAAELKERIEQGVYLVGDKLPAERFIADEKSVSRTVVREAIIMLEVEGYVEVRKGSGIHVISNQPKHHQAPDENLEFANYGPFELLQARQLIESNIAEFAATQVTKQDIMKLMEIQEKARKEKCFRDSEWDLQFHVQVALATQNTALAAIVEKMWTQRVHNPYWKKLHDHIDARTVDNWCDDHDQILKALIRKDPHAAKLAMWQHLENTKLMLFNETSDDFEFNADRYLFAENPVVHLDTVALGGK; this comes from the coding sequence ATGGAAATCGCCGACGCACGTCGCTTGTATCAGCAACTGGCCGCTGAGCTAAAAGAACGCATTGAGCAAGGCGTTTACCTTGTGGGCGACAAGCTTCCCGCTGAGCGTTTTATTGCTGATGAAAAAAGCGTCAGCCGCACCGTCGTGCGTGAAGCCATCATCATGCTCGAAGTGGAAGGGTACGTTGAGGTTCGTAAAGGCTCCGGCATCCACGTTATTTCTAATCAGCCGAAGCACCACCAGGCACCGGACGAAAATCTGGAATTTGCCAACTACGGTCCTTTCGAACTGCTGCAGGCGCGTCAGCTCATTGAGAGCAATATCGCCGAATTTGCCGCCACCCAGGTCACCAAGCAGGACATCATGAAGCTGATGGAGATCCAGGAGAAGGCGCGCAAAGAGAAATGCTTCCGCGACTCCGAGTGGGATCTCCAGTTCCACGTGCAGGTTGCGCTGGCGACTCAGAACACCGCGCTGGCCGCCATCGTTGAAAAAATGTGGACCCAGCGGGTGCATAACCCGTACTGGAAAAAACTGCACGACCACATCGATGCCCGCACCGTCGATAACTGGTGCGATGACCACGATCAGATCCTCAAGGCGCTGATTCGCAAAGACCCGCACGCGGCGAAGCTGGCCATGTGGCAGCATCTGGAAAATACCAAGCTGATGCTGTTCAACGAAACCAGCGATGATTTTGAATTCAACGCCGACCGCTATCTGTTCGCTGAGAACCCGGTCGTCCACCTTGATACCGTCGCCCTCGGCGGTAAATAA
- a CDS encoding UxaA family hydrolase: MQYIKIHALDNVAVALADLAEGTEVTVDGQVVTLRQAVSRGHKFALCNIAKGENVIKYGLPIGHTLVDVAAGEHIHAHNTRTNLSDLDTYRYQPDFQAEVAQPADRDVQIYRRANGEVGVRNELWILPTVGCVNAMARQMQNRFLKETNDAEGIDGVHLFSHTYGCSQLGDDHINTRTMLQNMVRHPNAGAVLVVGLGCENNQVDAFRETLGEFDPERVHFMVCQHQEDEVEAGIEHLHQLYSVMRNDKREPGKLSELKFGLECGGSDGLSGITANPMLGRFSDYVIANGGTTVLTEVPEMFGAEQLLMDHCRDEATFEKLVTMVNDFKQYFIAHDQPIYENPSPGNKAGGITTLEDKSLGCTQKAGSSQVVDVLRYGERLKTHGLNLLSAPGNDAVATSALAGAGCHMVLFSTGRGTPYGGFVPTVKIATNSELAEKKKHWIDFNAGQLIHGKAMPQLLEEFVDVIVDFANGKQTCNERNDFRELAIFKSGVTL, from the coding sequence ATGCAATACATCAAGATCCATGCGCTGGATAACGTCGCGGTAGCGCTCGCTGATTTGGCTGAAGGAACCGAAGTCACCGTTGACGGTCAGGTGGTCACCTTGCGCCAGGCGGTGTCCCGTGGCCATAAATTCGCCTTATGCAATATTGCGAAAGGTGAAAACGTCATTAAATACGGTTTGCCAATTGGTCATACGCTGGTGGACGTCGCGGCGGGTGAGCATATTCATGCCCATAACACGCGCACCAATCTGAGCGACCTGGACACGTATCGCTACCAACCGGATTTCCAGGCCGAAGTCGCCCAGCCAGCCGATCGCGACGTGCAGATTTATCGCCGCGCAAACGGTGAGGTTGGGGTACGTAACGAACTGTGGATCCTGCCGACCGTCGGCTGCGTTAATGCGATGGCGCGCCAGATGCAGAACCGTTTCCTGAAAGAGACCAATGACGCCGAAGGTATCGATGGCGTGCATCTCTTCAGCCACACTTACGGCTGTTCGCAGCTGGGCGACGACCATATCAACACCCGTACCATGCTGCAAAATATGGTGCGTCATCCGAACGCGGGTGCGGTGCTGGTGGTGGGCCTGGGCTGCGAAAATAACCAGGTAGATGCGTTCCGCGAAACCCTTGGCGAGTTCGATCCTGAGCGCGTTCACTTCATGGTCTGCCAACACCAGGAAGACGAAGTGGAAGCCGGGATCGAACATCTCCATCAGCTGTACAGCGTGATGCGCAATGATAAGCGCGAGCCGGGCAAACTGAGCGAGCTGAAGTTTGGTCTGGAATGCGGCGGGTCTGACGGCTTGTCCGGTATTACCGCCAACCCGATGCTGGGCCGTTTCTCTGACTACGTGATTGCCAATGGTGGCACCACCGTGCTGACCGAAGTGCCGGAAATGTTCGGTGCCGAGCAACTGCTGATGGATCACTGCCGCGATGAGGCGACCTTCGAGAAGCTGGTGACCATGGTCAATGACTTCAAGCAGTACTTCATTGCTCATGACCAGCCCATCTACGAGAACCCATCGCCGGGTAACAAAGCAGGCGGGATCACCACGCTTGAAGATAAATCGCTGGGCTGTACGCAAAAAGCGGGCTCCAGCCAGGTGGTTGACGTGCTGCGCTACGGCGAGCGTCTGAAAACCCACGGCCTGAACCTGCTGAGCGCACCGGGCAACGATGCGGTTGCCACCAGCGCGCTGGCGGGCGCGGGCTGCCATATGGTGCTGTTCAGCACCGGCCGCGGCACGCCTTACGGCGGCTTTGTGCCTACGGTGAAAATCGCCACCAACAGCGAGCTGGCCGAGAAGAAGAAACACTGGATCGACTTCAACGCCGGCCAGCTGATTCACGGTAAAGCGATGCCTCAACTGCTGGAAGAGTTCGTTGACGTTATCGTCGACTTCGCCAACGGCAAGCAGACCTGCAACGAGCGCAACGACTTCCGCGAGCTGGCTATCTTTAAGAGCGGCGTCACATTGTAA